Proteins encoded by one window of Tunturibacter psychrotolerans:
- the ruvC gene encoding crossover junction endodeoxyribonuclease RuvC, producing the protein MRVFGIDCGTEFTGYGVVEVDCDARTPRLVHLAAGTIRLNKKEKTPQRLAQVYAELTALMTLHQPEVIAIEEVFFSANAKSALKLGQVRGVAMLAAATCGMPVVEYAPLSIKSSVVGYGLAAKEQVQFMVRRLLNNEDAFDSADAADALAIAICHIHTAQTLQLQGAR; encoded by the coding sequence ATGCGAGTCTTCGGCATCGATTGCGGAACGGAGTTTACTGGCTACGGGGTCGTGGAGGTGGATTGCGACGCCCGCACACCGCGTCTCGTCCATCTTGCTGCAGGTACGATCCGGCTCAACAAGAAAGAGAAGACACCGCAACGGCTCGCCCAGGTGTATGCCGAGCTGACGGCTCTGATGACCCTGCACCAGCCCGAGGTCATCGCCATTGAAGAAGTTTTCTTTTCGGCGAATGCAAAATCTGCGCTCAAGCTCGGCCAGGTGCGAGGTGTGGCGATGCTGGCAGCAGCAACATGCGGAATGCCGGTGGTCGAGTATGCTCCGCTCTCGATAAAAAGCTCGGTGGTTGGTTACGGATTGGCCGCTAAAGAACAGGTGCAGTTCATGGTCAGGCGTCTGCTGAACAACGAAGACGCCTTTGACTCCGCGGATGCGGCAGACGCGCTGGCGATTGCGATCTGCCACATTCATACGGCGCAGACGCTTCAACTGCAGGGCGCGCGCTGA
- a CDS encoding thiazole synthase, which produces MKPLVIAGRAFQSRLIVGTGKYKDGAETQAAIEASGAEMVTVAVRRVNLDRSSESLLDFIDPRRYFLLPNTAGCYTADEAIRAARLGREVGLSDWVKIEVIGDQQTLYPDVQATLEATRVLVKEGFTVLPYTSDDIVFAKRLIDAGAAAVMPLGAPIGSGLGLQNTANLRILREFITEVPLIVDAGVGTASDAAVAMELGFDAVLMNTAIAVAKDPLLMAEAMQHAVLAGRQAFLAGRMPRRLYATASSPLEGISR; this is translated from the coding sequence ATGAAACCTCTGGTAATTGCAGGACGAGCCTTTCAGTCGCGGTTGATCGTTGGTACAGGAAAGTACAAAGATGGCGCCGAGACCCAAGCCGCCATTGAAGCCTCAGGAGCCGAGATGGTGACCGTCGCGGTCCGCCGGGTAAACCTGGACCGGTCGAGCGAATCTCTCCTCGATTTCATCGATCCAAGACGCTATTTTCTTCTGCCCAATACGGCCGGGTGCTACACCGCCGACGAGGCGATTCGCGCTGCACGTCTGGGGCGCGAGGTGGGGCTATCGGATTGGGTCAAGATCGAGGTCATCGGCGACCAGCAGACGCTCTATCCTGACGTTCAGGCGACGCTCGAAGCTACCCGGGTTTTAGTCAAAGAAGGTTTCACCGTTCTGCCTTATACCTCGGACGATATTGTCTTCGCCAAGCGATTGATCGATGCTGGTGCGGCGGCCGTCATGCCGCTCGGTGCCCCCATAGGCAGCGGCCTCGGACTACAGAACACGGCCAACCTGCGCATCTTGCGGGAGTTCATCACCGAGGTTCCGTTGATCGTAGACGCAGGCGTGGGAACCGCCTCGGATGCTGCCGTTGCGATGGAGTTGGGCTTCGATGCTGTGTTGATGAATACTGCGATCGCAGTCGCGAAAGACCCTTTGTTGATGGCCGAAGCGATGCAGCATGCGGTTCTGGCGGGGCGGCAAGCCTTTCTGGCAGGCAGAATGCCGCGCAGGCTGTATGCCACCGCCAGTTCGCCGCTTGAAGGAATCTCTCGCTAG
- a CDS encoding DUF3185 domain-containing protein — MKAATIVGILLIVLGIIGYATGGLSFTHEKKVVDAGPVQISRKTQDTLPLSPILSTVSLIAGLGLVVVGSKSK, encoded by the coding sequence ATGAAGGCAGCAACCATTGTTGGAATTCTCCTCATCGTCCTTGGAATCATCGGGTACGCTACCGGCGGACTCTCCTTTACGCACGAGAAAAAAGTTGTCGATGCAGGGCCGGTGCAAATATCGCGCAAGACCCAGGACACGCTTCCGCTGTCCCCTATTCTGAGCACCGTCTCTTTGATCGCAGGATTGGGTTTAGTCGTGGTGGGATCAAAGTCAAAGTGA
- a CDS encoding metal/formaldehyde-sensitive transcriptional repressor — protein MSHTKSAQIKLLNRVKKIRGQIDRVDRTLASEDHECAEVLMLLAAARGGINGLMAEVLEDHIRLHLLQDGHAPLTPELGEDLIDLVRAYLK, from the coding sequence ATGTCGCATACAAAGTCGGCCCAAATTAAATTGCTCAACCGAGTAAAAAAAATTCGAGGCCAAATTGATCGTGTGGATCGCACTTTGGCGTCAGAGGATCATGAATGCGCCGAAGTGCTAATGCTACTCGCGGCGGCGCGTGGCGGAATCAATGGATTAATGGCTGAGGTGCTTGAGGATCATATTCGGCTGCATCTGCTGCAAGATGGACATGCCCCTCTGACTCCAGAGTTAGGGGAAGACTTGATTGACCTCGTGCGTGCTTATCTCAAGTAG